A single Drosophila miranda strain MSH22 chromosome XR, D.miranda_PacBio2.1, whole genome shotgun sequence DNA region contains:
- the LOC108151265 gene encoding uncharacterized protein LOC108151265, with translation MVFKLLRASRTPLICAFGTMALFLVTHQLLVLLSLDGRSSSAKSSDIPSHERLLKQSAVPEILRLDVDRPVVVAPDAIESSGPLDLKDLLHQNAKHYWAYGSRRSHQCAPYPRYEDLVFKNGDFQWVTQGNLSYFLYNAYYDRRPASPEVMVLAMVTTIKGPYPQAFCQFWYADSGQPDLVSVTDTKVGWYDVWGNVAGVAYPTMFSCVVPEPEIRVPQLVSLVFGNRCAPARNALIVVNSQVPERALDSNLHTGVCVKSLSFPDRDISERMVEWLELLRLLGVERVVAFDIGELTANTSRTLAHYTDVDGLLQLRPHRLLDELPEHWDLRARLTEVLMYNDCLYRNMYEFDYLGVFDVDEVIMPLGKLLNYQMLLKELLTIDVNCSARTSFCFRNVYFPKELAPDPLLPQQLYMLSHVTRVADHLDANSAIKCLHNPNYVTLTHNHFPLHWRASCGAMDVPVRTGQMQHYRHVDDLETLTHPTPVRDDNILRFRRQLLRNSLDVHRTLGWT, from the coding sequence ATGGTGTTCAAGCTTCTGCGCGCCAGTCGGACGCCGCTGATCTGTGCGTTCGGAACCATGGCACTCTTCCTGGTCACCCACCAGCTCTTGGTACTGCTATCCCTAGACGGCAGGTCATCGTCGGCCAAGTCCTCGGACATTCCCTCGCACGAGCGGCTGTTGAAGCAGAGTGCGGTTCCAGAAATTCTCAGATTAGATGTCGATCGCCCTGTGGTGGTGGCACCGGATGCGATTGAGAGCAGCGGTCCCTTAGATTTAAAAGATCTGCTGCACCAGAACGCCAAGCACTACTGGGCCTATGGTTCGCGGCGGAGCCATCAGTGTGCCCCCTATCCCCGCTACGAGGACCTTGTTTTCAAGAACGGCGACTTCCAGTGGGTGACACAGGGAAACCTGAGCTACTTCCTCTACAACGCCTACTATGACCGCAGGCCAGCGTCGCCAGAGGTGATGGTCCTGGCTATGGTGACCACCATCAAGGGCCCGTATCCGCAGGCCTTCTGTCAGTTTTGGTATGCGGACAGCGGCCAGCCGGACCTGGTGTCTGTCACCGATACTAAGGTGGGCTGGTACGACGTCTGGGGCAATGTGGCCGGTGTCGCCTACCCCACCATGTTCAGCTGTGTGGTGCCGGAGCCCGAGATCCGGGTGCCCCAACTGGTTTCGTTGGTCTTCGGCAACCGCTGTGCCCCTGCTCGGAACGCCCTTATCGTGGTCAATTCCCAGGTGCCCGAGCGGGCGCTCGACTCCAATCTGCATACCGGGGTGTGCGTTAAGTCTTTGAGCTTCCCAGATCGGGATATTTCTGAGCGGATGGTGGAGTGGCTGGAGCTGCTGCGTCTGCTGGGGGTCGAGCGGGTAGTGGCCTTCGACATCGGGGAGCTGACCGCGAATACATCGCGCACCCTCGCCCACTACACGGATGTGGACGgtctgctgcagctgcgccCACACCGCCTGCTAGATGAGCTACCGGAACATTGGGATCTGCGGGCTCGACTCACCGAAGTATTGATGTACAACGACTGCCTCTACCGAAATATGTACGAGTTCGACTACCTGGGAGTGTTCGATGTTGATGAGGTCATCATGCCGCTGGGCAAACTCCTCAACTACCAGATGCTGCTGAAGGAGCTGCTGACGATAGACGTGAATTGCTCGGCGCGTACGAGCTTCTGCTTCCGCAACGTGTACTTCCCTAAGGAGCTGGCACCGGATCCACTGCTGCCGCAGCAGCTCTACATGCTTTCGCATGTTACGCGGGTGGCCGACCATTTGGACGCCAACTCGGCCATAAAGTGCCTCCACAATCCCAACTATGTGACCCTCACGCATAACCACTTCCCCTTGCACTGGCGGGCGTCGTGCGGCGCCATGGATGTGCCCGTCCGCACCGGCCAGATGCAGCACTACCGCCACGTGGACGATCTGGAAACGCTCACCCATCCGACTCCGGTGCGGGACGACAATATCCTGCGCTTCAGGCGGCAGCTTCTGCGCAACTCCCTCGACGTCCATCGCACGCTCGGCTGGACATAG